In the genome of Streptacidiphilus rugosus AM-16, the window CTGGGCGATGATGTTGCCCATGGTCGCCCGGCGGTCACCTGCGATCACCACGCCGCCGTCGAAGGTGGCGGAGACGATCGTGGTGCCGTGCGGCGCCTCGATCGGCGCCATGCCCACGGGCAGGGTGCGCCGCCCGGGGAGCAGCTCCGGCTGGTGGTCGGCGAGGAACTCGATGAACGAGGACGACCCCGGGGTCAAGAAGGCAGCCGGCAGACGCCCGGTGCTGTTGAGAGAGGTTTCCACGTGCCCTCTTTCTCCTCCGTGTCGGACACGGGGTGCGTCGGTCGATGCTTTGGACGGTGCCGCCGATGCTGCCGGACGAGCCCGGGCGGCTCCCGGTTCTCCGGGGCCGACGGCGGGGCATGTGCGAAGCGTATGGGGGCAGACTAAACGGCCGCACCCAGGTGCGCGATCGGGCAGGACCGAGGGAGCGACCGTGTTGCCTTCCCGTACGGCCGTCGAGTGCCCGACAAGAACTGACGATGAACCAATTGTCATTCAAACAGACCGGATTGGTGGTACTTGCCCGCTCGGGTAGCACAGGGGAACTGCTACTTTCCGTGACGGTGTCGGCGCGGATCGCGTCTTGGGCGGGCGGGTGGGCCCTGCGTACGGTCCAGGCATCGCAAGAACGAAATCTGCCGCTGGCACGCCAAGCCCCTGCCGCCAGCGCGCAGGAAGTGAAACCGACACATCCCCCGGCAGGGGCTGGATCTGGACAGCGTCCCGATCCGGCCGGCGTGGGAGAGGAGTCCCTATGTCGTTCAAGAACCTCCGTCACACCAGCCGCACTCGTCGTGTCAGTGCCCTTCTCGCCGTCGTGCTCAGCGTCGGTGGGGCCTCGGTCGCCGTCGCTTCCACCGCCGAGGCTGCCCCGATGACGCAGTACACCACCACGGCGTATCCCGACAATCTCGACGGCTGGATAGCCCAGGCCCAAGCCATCCTCGCGCAGGACGGGGATCAGGTCCCCTCCGCCGACGCGATCACGGCGCGGGCGATGACGGAGTCCTCGGGCAACCCGCTCGCGGAGAACCACTGGGACTCGAACCAGGCCCTTTACGGTGGCACCTACGGGCTGCTGCAGCTGATCCAGCCCACCTTCGACGAGTACGCACTGCCGGGGCACCAGGAC includes:
- a CDS encoding transglycosylase SLT domain-containing protein, producing the protein MSFKNLRHTSRTRRVSALLAVVLSVGGASVAVASTAEAAPMTQYTTTAYPDNLDGWIAQAQAILAQDGDQVPSADAITARAMTESSGNPLAENHWDSNQALYGGTYGLLQLIQPTFDEYALPGHQDIMNPVDSIIAGVRYANATYGSFESIAYSSGGY